In Parasegetibacter sp. NRK P23, a single genomic region encodes these proteins:
- a CDS encoding addiction module protein, with translation MATANIRQKLYDYIRVADMRKVKAIYTMLEDEIEVAYDYWNDKDFVADLDRRSEDYKTGRVQGVSWEDTKMKILASKTGKRK, from the coding sequence ATGGCAACTGCAAATATCCGGCAAAAATTATACGATTATATCCGTGTGGCGGACATGCGCAAAGTGAAAGCTATATATACTATGCTGGAAGATGAAATTGAAGTAGCTTACGATTATTGGAATGATAAAGATTTTGTGGCTGATTTGGATCGTCGTTCTGAAGATTATAAAACAGGAAGGGTTCAAGGGGTAAGCTGGGAAGATACAAAGATGAAAATTCTGGCTTCGAAAACCGGTAAGAGAAAATGA
- a CDS encoding type II toxin-antitoxin system RelE/ParE family toxin, whose translation MSYQILLHDEASEELADAYHWYEDRSEGLGERFLTLLNKRLHQIADDPERYPKKRKSFRETTMDTFPYVIVYEVFKKDRIVFVSYIFHFSRNPRLKYKR comes from the coding sequence ATGAGCTACCAGATTTTACTGCACGATGAAGCCTCCGAAGAATTGGCGGATGCATATCATTGGTATGAAGATCGCTCTGAAGGTTTGGGAGAACGCTTTCTGACTTTGCTGAATAAAAGATTACATCAGATTGCGGATGACCCTGAACGGTACCCAAAGAAAAGGAAATCATTTCGGGAAACTACCATGGATACTTTTCCTTATGTGATTGTTTATGAAGTATTCAAGAAAGATAGGATCGTTTTTGTATCATATATTTTTCACTTCAGCAGAAATCCGCGCTTAAAGTACAAAAGATGA
- a CDS encoding AraC family transcriptional regulator, with product MRPQLLKVSQGPGHSFSVRRDLVPHINNRWHYHSEVELIHFEQGEGTQFIGDHISRFGPGDVVLVGSNLPHYWRFDEPYFQEEPIAEADTRVVHFSENFWGEAFLHLHENQPIRHLLEKAGRGLQVEGPAREEVAGIMMKLLQTEGPRRISLLVEALCIIAESGSVTPLSSIGFKHDKAEAEGDRINAIYEYTLQHFRKKIQLEEIAEIANISPNSFCRYFKSKTRKTYSQFIIEIRVGHACKLLIENNLSIKQLCYESGFNNFTSFHKYFKQITGKSPLAYQKAFNEG from the coding sequence ATGAGACCGCAGTTATTAAAAGTTTCACAGGGCCCGGGACACTCCTTCAGCGTACGCCGCGACCTGGTGCCGCACATCAACAACCGCTGGCATTACCATTCCGAAGTGGAACTGATCCATTTTGAACAGGGGGAAGGCACCCAGTTTATTGGCGACCATATCAGCCGGTTTGGTCCGGGTGATGTGGTGCTGGTGGGGTCCAACCTGCCGCATTACTGGCGCTTTGATGAACCCTATTTCCAGGAAGAACCCATCGCCGAAGCCGATACCCGCGTGGTGCATTTCTCCGAAAACTTCTGGGGCGAAGCGTTCCTGCACCTGCACGAGAACCAGCCCATCCGACACCTGCTGGAAAAAGCCGGCAGGGGATTGCAGGTGGAAGGTCCGGCACGGGAAGAAGTAGCGGGAATTATGATGAAGTTGTTGCAGACGGAAGGTCCAAGGCGCATTTCATTGCTGGTGGAAGCGTTGTGTATAATAGCGGAAAGCGGATCGGTAACGCCGCTCTCCTCTATCGGTTTCAAACACGATAAAGCTGAAGCCGAAGGCGATAGGATCAACGCCATTTATGAATATACCTTGCAGCATTTCAGGAAGAAGATACAGTTGGAAGAGATCGCGGAGATTGCGAACATTAGTCCGAATTCGTTTTGCAGGTATTTTAAATCGAAGACGCGGAAAACGTATTCACAATTTATTATAGAGATACGGGTGGGCCATGCGTGTAAGCTGCTTATTGAGAATAACCTTAGTATAAAGCAGTTGTGTTATGAGAGTGGGTTCAATAATTTTACGAGTTTTCATAAGTATTTCAAGCAGATAACGGGGAAGAGTCCGTTGGCGTATCAGAAGGCGTTTAATGAGGGGTGA
- a CDS encoding UxaA family hydrolase encodes MKENTTTKENAVSWLRIHPSDNVLVALSDLQKDTIIDTGASAVLLKEVIPAKHKVFEHDMEPGSEIRMYGVLVGKTTVFTAAGTRMTTENTRHAAEPFAYRGFVKEWKKPDVSKFAGRTFNGYLRSDGRVGTANYWLFVPMVFCENRNLDVIREALLNELGYAKTDKYKRYAKELAAAVRDGKDVSSINLEPSAVPAHERLFPNVDGIKFLNHSGGCGGTRQDAATLGALLAAYADHPNVGGITVMSLGCQHLQTEEFVNDLKKRNPAFDKPILFFEQQQSESEEQLLKDAIRQTFTGLATINQYKRTPAPLSALCLGVKCGGSDGFSGISANPAVGYAADLLVALGGKVLLAEFPELCGAEQEMLDRCTNAASAEKFIRLMTEYNHQAELAGSGFHMNPSPGNIKDGLITDAIKSTGAARKGGSSPVVDVLDYTEPATKPGLSLVCTPGNDVEATTGKAASGATLILFTTGLGTPTGNPVAPTIKVATNSALAKRMADIIDIDTGAVIQGEKNIEQMGEEILEYCIRAASGEVIPKAVELGQDDFIPWKRGVSL; translated from the coding sequence ATGAAGGAAAACACGACCACAAAGGAAAACGCCGTAAGCTGGCTGCGCATTCATCCCTCCGATAACGTGCTGGTGGCGCTGAGCGATTTGCAGAAAGATACCATCATCGATACCGGCGCATCGGCCGTGTTGCTCAAAGAAGTGATTCCCGCGAAGCACAAGGTGTTTGAACACGACATGGAACCCGGCAGCGAAATACGGATGTATGGTGTGCTGGTGGGCAAAACAACAGTGTTCACGGCTGCCGGAACACGCATGACCACCGAAAATACCAGACACGCCGCCGAGCCGTTCGCTTACCGCGGTTTTGTGAAGGAATGGAAAAAGCCCGACGTGTCGAAGTTTGCCGGTCGTACTTTTAATGGATACCTCCGTTCCGACGGAAGGGTGGGTACGGCCAACTACTGGTTGTTTGTCCCGATGGTATTTTGTGAGAACCGTAACCTGGATGTGATCAGGGAAGCATTGCTGAACGAACTCGGCTATGCGAAAACGGATAAGTATAAACGTTATGCGAAGGAACTGGCCGCCGCGGTAAGGGATGGAAAAGATGTTTCGTCCATCAACCTGGAGCCTTCCGCTGTTCCTGCCCACGAACGGCTTTTCCCTAACGTAGACGGGATCAAGTTCCTGAACCATTCCGGTGGTTGCGGCGGTACAAGGCAGGATGCGGCTACTTTAGGTGCATTACTGGCCGCTTATGCCGATCATCCCAATGTGGGCGGCATCACCGTGATGAGCCTGGGTTGCCAGCACCTGCAAACGGAGGAGTTCGTCAACGATCTGAAAAAAAGAAATCCCGCTTTCGATAAGCCCATCTTGTTTTTTGAGCAACAGCAATCTGAAAGTGAGGAACAACTGCTGAAAGATGCCATCCGGCAGACTTTCACCGGGTTGGCCACAATCAATCAATACAAAAGAACACCGGCTCCGCTCAGCGCTTTGTGCCTCGGCGTGAAATGCGGGGGCAGCGATGGGTTCAGTGGTATCTCCGCCAATCCCGCAGTGGGTTATGCGGCCGATCTGCTTGTGGCCCTGGGTGGAAAAGTGTTGCTGGCCGAGTTCCCTGAACTCTGCGGTGCCGAACAGGAAATGCTGGACCGTTGTACCAATGCGGCTTCGGCTGAAAAGTTCATCCGCCTCATGACGGAATACAACCACCAGGCCGAACTCGCCGGATCCGGTTTTCACATGAATCCTTCCCCGGGGAATATCAAAGATGGGTTAATTACCGATGCTATTAAGTCTACCGGAGCAGCACGGAAAGGCGGAAGTTCTCCCGTAGTGGATGTGCTGGATTATACCGAACCCGCTACCAAACCCGGACTCAGCCTGGTGTGTACACCCGGCAACGATGTAGAGGCCACCACCGGCAAAGCCGCTTCCGGGGCAACGTTGATTTTGTTCACCACCGGATTGGGTACGCCCACCGGGAATCCCGTGGCGCCTACTATTAAAGTGGCCACCAATTCAGCGCTCGCCAAACGAATGGCCGATATCATCGATATTGATACCGGCGCTGTGATCCAGGGAGAAAAAAACATTGAACAAATGGGGGAGGAGATACTCGAATATTGTATCCGTGCCGCAAGCGGTGAAGTGATCCCGAAAGCCGTGGAGCTTGGTCAGGACGATTTCATTCCGTGGAAAAGAGGGGTTAGCTTGTAA
- a CDS encoding peptidylprolyl isomerase, with the protein MRKSTVVLLLCIVFSILTTKAQEHTYVSITTAYGTAIVKLYNETPNHRNNFITYTKKGYFDKTLFHRVIKNFVIQGGDPDSFFLAPQPGYYTFGDKRLAPEFNDSIFHKRGILGMGRDDNKEQASFFTQLYLVQGKTYTDAQLDQIEQKYRAGKKFPAYQREHYKTIGGLPHLDGHYMVIGEVVKGMEMVDAISDLKTDQNDIPLEKVWMKVKVLKKKAVKKLLVTS; encoded by the coding sequence ATGCGAAAATCAACTGTAGTTCTCCTGCTTTGTATCGTCTTTTCCATCCTCACCACAAAGGCGCAGGAACACACCTATGTTTCCATCACCACGGCTTATGGAACCGCTATCGTAAAGCTCTACAATGAAACGCCGAACCACCGGAATAACTTTATCACCTATACGAAGAAGGGCTACTTCGATAAAACCCTGTTCCACCGCGTGATCAAAAATTTCGTGATACAAGGCGGGGATCCCGACAGTTTTTTCTTGGCCCCGCAACCAGGTTATTACACCTTCGGCGACAAAAGACTTGCCCCCGAATTTAACGACAGCATCTTCCACAAACGCGGCATCCTCGGCATGGGTCGTGATGACAACAAAGAACAGGCTTCGTTCTTCACCCAACTATACCTCGTACAAGGCAAAACCTACACCGACGCACAACTGGACCAGATAGAACAGAAATACCGCGCGGGAAAGAAGTTCCCCGCCTACCAGCGCGAACATTACAAAACCATTGGGGGCCTGCCCCACCTCGACGGCCACTATATGGTCATCGGAGAAGTGGTGAAAGGCATGGAAATGGTGGATGCCATCTCCGACCTGAAAACAGATCAAAATGACATCCCCCTTGAAAAAGTATGGATGAAAGTTAAAGTGCTGAAGAAAAAAGCGGTAAAAAAATTACTGGTTACAAGCTAA
- a CDS encoding PAS domain S-box protein — MDPITSYQQANISEERMRFALNAAGIGLWDLDTINNIVEWDERCRQLYGFPPDEVITYEQVLQYTHPDDLHRLAQAVTAALSPGSGGDFDIQFRVIGASDGVTRWLHCTGKAYFNKENIAHRFSGIARNISEEKRKEDALRNVERRFQTAFDHAALGVVATDMEGRLLMVNRAFADMLGYNQDELYNQGFMEITHPEDVKVSQEMVSSMITGKTESDTLFKRYIAKNGDTIWTSLHTTLVKDEHGNNDCFFSIIQDITEEIAWKEEQQRLLLRVAQSESRFRMMIEQAPVAIALMKTEKLIIEAANDEMLKLWGGKKAAAIIGKTFLHALPEMKGQGFDDLLLNVYRSGQPHYGYDTAARIMHNGELELRFFNFVYAPVSEGPGETSGIIVIATDTTGQVQARKKLVESEKRFRTLVEEAPVATAVYLGEDMVIETANDAMIQLWGKTSDVIGKKLEDALPELEGQPFLGLLRNVYHTGITYKSEDQSADLIVDGELKTFYFNFTYKPLKNSKGEVYAILNMAVDITSKKMVEQELERKVLERTEQLHNTNKSLEEANAHLLKSNLELEQYAYVVSHDMQEPARKILTFSEMLESTLGKELAPRTQLYLSKVQASAARMLTLIKDLLSFSHLSNAQRNFVPVSLNHLLDQVLIDLELLIEQKNALIQCDDLPEIEAIPLQISQLFYNLVNNALKFHREGVPPQLTIQYKPLENGLIELHFSDNGIGFEKEYEEKIFALFQRLHDRSRFEGTGIGLALCRKVVENHGGTINAKSVYGQGSDFIVVLPLRQTRSSS; from the coding sequence TTGGATCCCATCACCTCCTACCAACAGGCCAATATCAGTGAAGAAAGAATGCGGTTCGCCCTGAATGCCGCGGGTATCGGCCTATGGGACCTTGATACGATCAACAATATTGTGGAATGGGACGAACGCTGCCGTCAGTTGTATGGATTTCCCCCCGACGAGGTAATCACATATGAGCAGGTGCTGCAATATACACATCCGGACGACCTGCATCGGCTGGCACAGGCCGTAACCGCCGCACTATCTCCCGGTTCCGGCGGCGATTTCGATATCCAGTTCCGCGTAATCGGTGCCAGCGATGGCGTAACACGATGGCTGCATTGTACCGGGAAAGCCTATTTCAATAAAGAAAACATCGCCCACAGGTTCTCCGGCATTGCCCGGAACATCAGCGAGGAAAAAAGAAAAGAAGATGCCCTCCGGAACGTTGAAAGGCGTTTCCAAACCGCGTTCGACCATGCGGCGCTGGGCGTGGTGGCCACGGATATGGAAGGAAGACTCCTGATGGTAAACAGAGCATTCGCCGATATGCTGGGCTACAACCAGGATGAACTCTACAATCAGGGATTCATGGAAATCACCCACCCTGAAGATGTGAAAGTAAGCCAGGAAATGGTGTCCTCCATGATCACCGGAAAAACAGAATCCGACACACTTTTCAAAAGATACATCGCCAAAAATGGTGATACGATCTGGACGAGCCTGCACACCACACTTGTAAAGGATGAGCATGGCAACAACGATTGCTTTTTCTCCATCATCCAGGACATCACGGAAGAGATCGCCTGGAAAGAAGAACAGCAACGCCTGTTGCTGCGCGTGGCGCAAAGCGAAAGCCGGTTCCGGATGATGATTGAACAGGCCCCGGTGGCCATCGCCCTGATGAAAACCGAAAAACTGATCATCGAAGCTGCAAACGATGAAATGCTGAAACTCTGGGGCGGCAAAAAAGCGGCGGCCATCATTGGCAAAACTTTTCTCCATGCCCTCCCTGAAATGAAGGGCCAGGGTTTTGACGACCTCCTGCTGAATGTTTACCGTTCCGGACAACCGCATTACGGTTACGACACGGCCGCCCGAATCATGCACAATGGGGAACTGGAACTCCGTTTTTTCAACTTTGTGTATGCGCCTGTTTCGGAAGGTCCAGGTGAAACTTCCGGCATCATCGTGATCGCCACGGATACCACCGGGCAGGTTCAGGCACGGAAAAAACTGGTGGAAAGTGAAAAAAGATTCCGCACGCTCGTGGAAGAAGCACCCGTGGCTACCGCCGTATACCTGGGAGAAGATATGGTGATAGAAACCGCCAACGACGCGATGATACAGCTCTGGGGTAAAACCAGTGATGTCATTGGTAAAAAACTGGAAGACGCGCTGCCCGAACTGGAAGGACAACCGTTTTTAGGGTTGCTACGCAACGTGTACCATACAGGTATCACCTACAAATCAGAAGATCAGTCGGCCGACCTTATCGTAGATGGAGAATTAAAAACCTTCTATTTCAACTTCACCTACAAACCGCTCAAAAACAGCAAAGGAGAAGTGTACGCCATCCTCAATATGGCGGTAGACATCACCTCCAAAAAAATGGTGGAACAGGAACTGGAGCGAAAAGTGCTGGAACGCACCGAACAACTGCACAATACCAATAAGAGCCTGGAGGAAGCCAATGCCCACCTCCTGAAATCGAACCTGGAACTGGAACAATACGCTTACGTAGTGTCCCACGACATGCAGGAACCGGCCCGAAAAATACTCACGTTTTCCGAAATGTTGGAAAGCACGCTGGGCAAGGAATTAGCACCCCGCACCCAACTTTACCTGTCGAAAGTACAGGCATCCGCGGCGAGAATGCTCACGCTGATCAAGGACCTCCTCAGTTTTTCCCATTTATCGAACGCGCAACGGAACTTTGTACCGGTAAGCCTGAACCACCTCCTAGACCAGGTTCTCATCGACCTGGAACTGCTGATAGAACAGAAAAACGCCCTGATCCAATGCGATGACCTTCCCGAAATAGAAGCCATCCCGTTACAGATCAGCCAACTGTTTTACAACCTCGTCAACAATGCGCTTAAATTCCACAGAGAAGGTGTTCCGCCCCAACTGACCATCCAATACAAACCTTTAGAGAACGGGCTTATTGAATTGCACTTCTCCGATAACGGTATCGGTTTCGAAAAGGAATACGAAGAAAAAATATTTGCGCTGTTCCAGCGCCTGCACGACAGGAGCCGGTTTGAAGGTACAGGCATCGGACTGGCACTGTGCAGAAAAGTGGTGGAGAACCACGGCGGCACCATCAACGCGAAATCCGTTTATGGACAGGGTTCCGATTTCATAGTAGTATTGCCCCTCCGGCAAACGCGTTCATCTTCCTAA
- a CDS encoding Pycsar system effector family protein, which translates to MDYSFLTGRLLEKVDAFFQSHRDERLVYHNRSHTEGVVSAAMLMADHYKLSERDRFVVNTAAWFHDLGYYVEPSDHERRGAEMAADFLKENNAPEEDIAAVHGCILATRMPQNPGNLLEQIVCDADLFHLGKEEFPEKSKLMRKECTFFFAKNCDKEAWRNKTIKLFQTHQYHTEYARTHLAEKKQANLKKLIAKAEAAKAEATAPVEEMPVPLPPGMVPPAATKGEGKKDKSDRPDRGIETMFRISSNNHQRLSDMADNKAHIMITTTSIIISVLLSVLLRKLEEYPHLTIPAILLLFVCVVTMVFSILATRPTIPPGTFTEEDIKERKVNLLFFGNFYQMSLQEYAKGMEAVMGDRAFLYGSLIRDIYSQGVVLGRKYKLLRVGYNVFMFGIVVSVLAFVVASVLVAR; encoded by the coding sequence ATGGATTATTCATTCCTTACAGGCAGGTTACTGGAAAAAGTAGATGCTTTTTTCCAATCGCACCGCGATGAACGACTCGTATACCACAACCGCTCCCACACAGAAGGCGTGGTGAGCGCCGCGATGTTGATGGCGGATCATTATAAGTTAAGTGAACGCGACAGGTTTGTGGTGAATACCGCTGCCTGGTTCCACGACCTTGGGTATTACGTGGAACCTTCCGACCATGAAAGAAGAGGTGCGGAAATGGCCGCGGACTTCCTAAAAGAGAACAACGCGCCCGAAGAAGATATCGCTGCCGTACACGGTTGCATCCTCGCCACCCGCATGCCGCAAAATCCGGGTAACCTGCTGGAACAGATCGTTTGTGATGCCGACCTGTTCCACCTTGGCAAAGAAGAGTTCCCGGAGAAAAGTAAACTGATGCGGAAAGAATGCACGTTCTTTTTCGCCAAAAACTGCGACAAAGAAGCCTGGCGGAACAAAACCATCAAATTGTTCCAGACGCACCAATACCATACGGAATACGCCAGAACACACCTCGCGGAAAAAAAACAGGCAAACCTGAAGAAACTGATCGCCAAAGCGGAAGCCGCCAAAGCCGAAGCGACCGCACCCGTCGAGGAAATGCCTGTACCGCTTCCCCCGGGCATGGTACCGCCGGCAGCAACAAAAGGCGAAGGGAAAAAAGACAAATCGGACCGCCCCGACCGCGGCATCGAAACCATGTTCCGCATCAGCTCCAACAACCACCAGCGCCTGAGTGATATGGCCGATAACAAGGCGCACATCATGATCACGACCACTTCCATCATCATATCCGTGTTGTTGTCGGTATTGCTGCGCAAGCTGGAGGAATACCCGCACCTCACCATTCCCGCGATCCTGCTGCTGTTCGTTTGCGTGGTCACCATGGTGTTCAGTATCCTGGCCACCAGGCCCACTATTCCACCGGGAACTTTTACGGAAGAGGACATTAAGGAGAGAAAGGTGAACCTGCTCTTCTTCGGGAATTTCTACCAGATGAGCTTACAGGAATATGCCAAAGGAATGGAAGCGGTGATGGGCGATCGGGCCTTTCTTTATGGCAGTCTGATCCGGGATATCTATTCGCAGGGCGTAGTGTTGGGCAGGAAATATAAGTTATTAAGGGTAGGCTATAACGTGTTTATGTTCGGAATCGTGGTATCAGTACTGGCCTTTGTAGTGGCGTCGGTACTGGTGGCGCGCTGA